TAAGCTAATGGACTTACCCCTAAGCTTTTTACTCTTTCTTCACTTGCTAAAACCAAAAAACAAGCCCCATCATTTAAACTAGAGGAATTTCCAGCAGTTACTGTGCCTGATTCTTTAAAAACAGGATTAAGAAATGTAAGCTTATCTAGAGTTAAATTATCTCTTATTTCCTCATCACTTGAGACAACTCTGCTAGAATTGGTCTTCTTATCAAAAACAGTCAAAGGATAAATTTCATCTTCGAAATATCCAATCTCTCTAGCCTTTAATGCCTTCGAGTGAGAATTATATGCAAATTCATCTTGCATCTCTCTTGTTATTCTATATTTTTCTGAAAGGTTTTCCGCTGTAAGTCCCATGGAAACAAAATTTAAAGGATCAGTCAAGGCATCTTTTTGAATTGAATCTTCAATCCCAAAATTGCCAAATTTAAGACCGTCAAATCTAATCTTTCTAGGTAATAAATAAGGAGAATTGGTTAGATCTTCAACTCCTCCAGCTAAAACAATATCATTGCCTCCAAGAACAATAGAATTAAATGCAAGCTCCAAAGCCTTAAGACCAGAGCCACAAACTTTATTAACGCTAAATGCAGGCACAGCATCGCCCAAACCAGAGTTTAAAGCAATTTGCCTTGCAATATTTTGACCAAGTCCTGCAGATATTACATTGCCAACAATCACCTCATCCACTTTAGATAATTTATTCCTTGCAAGTAAAGCTTTAACAACTTTCGAAGATTCATCAATAATATTTAAACCTTTAAAAGAACCTCCAAACTTGGTATTAGGTGTTCTAAGTCCATCAATAATAGCTACTTTTTTCATTACAACTACTCCTAAAGTTTTGGCGAACTTTATTGAATTATACAATACAATAGATCACTACAAAAACCAAGTTCATTCAATAAAAATCTAAAATATTTAAATAAATTACTTAATAAATAAACTCAAATGTTATAATTTTTAAGTGAAATTTGAAAAAATACTTTTAATAAAATTTATATTTATAATTTCTACTTTAAAAGCTTATTCTTATAATTATGCAATCCAATACAAAAATGAAGGTATTGACAAATATTGTTTTGAAATACTAAATGATGGATTTGGATTTTCATTAAGCGATTTTTTTGATGATTTAAGAAGTGGCTCTCTAATTTTCACCTATATTTCAAAATACAATTTTATAATAAATTTAGAAGCACACATGTTAACTTATAGAGGCTATAAAGACTCGCCAAAAGATTTAATTAGTAGAGCAGACTTAATTGAAATAGGTTTCATGTATTACTTTCCAATTTTATTGCTAATTAACGGAAAAAATTTTGGAGAAATAGATTTGGGAATTGGAGTTAAAAATTTATTATTCGGAGACTGGGGAGGACACTTAATGCAAAGCATAATTCACCTCATTTTAAATCAACACCGTCCAATTCCAAACATAAAAAGCTACGATAGCTACAATTACAGGGGATTTTTAAGTTTTGCCCTGAATTACTCTTACATGAATTTTTTAAATTTAGAAAATTATATGGATTTATCTTATTTTGCAGATTATTTTATCAAAAATAGCATTGGAATTACCTTAAAAAATAAAAACATTGGATTTGATATAAAACTTTACTCTCAAATTCAAAATCAAATTAAAAGTCTTAAAACATACTCAAAAATACAAGAAGCAGAAACGGGAATTGGAATAAATTATCAATTTTACTCTAAAAATTTTTTCATAACAAATAATTTAAACATTAAAAACTTTTCAACCAAAGAAAATTTCTTAAGCGTTGGGGGATTTGGGATAATTATTACACCTGAAGAATACAAAACAATACCAGAATCAAAAAATGAATTTAATATTGTAAGCAATAATTTTTATTTTGGATTTGATATTATGATACCATTAAAAATAAGAAATTCATTATTTTATAAAATAAATGAAAATATCAACCATTACTTTTCAATATCAACAAATTATTACACCAATTATAATGAAACTAATAGCTTTACAAATCGATTATCATCGGGCATCATGTATGAATTTTTGCCGCAAAAAACGTTCAATCCTTACATCATTGCAGGTTTATTTTTTGCCTATAATCAAAATAACCAAGATATTAAAAGCATCTCTAGACCAATAAGAATAAAAAATGTTCTTCAAGCTGGAATTGAAAATGAACTGGGATTTTTGTTTAAAATGCTAGAATGCCATAACACCGAATATATTTTTAAAATATATTCAAAAGTCAGTTACATTCCTCTAGCTTATAATCAAGATGAAAAAAAATTAGAAAAACATTCTATTAACTTTAATTATTTGGGAATTGGAATAATCATTAAATAATAACATTAAATTAATACTGATGGTCCTTGTTAACAAACTTAGTAATATGTGGTAAAAATAATATATCTGCTCTACCTGTAGGGCCATTTCTATGTTTTGCTACAATAACCTTAGTTTCTATTGGCTCTATCTCAGTAGAAGATTCAAATTTAAAATCCTTATCTCTATGAAGCAAAATTACAATGTCAGCGTCTTGCTCTAATGCTCCTGATTCTCTCAGACTAGCAAGATTGGGTTCACGCCCTTCTGTATCTCTTGTAAGCTGAGACAATGCAATAATAGGAATCTCAAGCTCTCTAGCAAGCTCTTTAAGAGATTTGCTAATTGAAGCAACTTGTTCATGCCTTGGAAGATTTTTTGTTTCAAAAGAAATCAGGCTGATATAATCAACAAATATTATATCTATACCATAAAATCGCTTGAGCTTTCTAGCCTGAGTTGCCAAAGTTAGCAAACTAATATTTGGAGTATCTTCAATATAAAGCTCAGAATCACTAATTTCATTTACAATATCATTTAATGATTTTATCTCTTGT
The nucleotide sequence above comes from Borrelia maritima. Encoded proteins:
- a CDS encoding acetyl-CoA C-acyltransferase gives rise to the protein MKKVAIIDGLRTPNTKFGGSFKGLNIIDESSKVVKALLARNKLSKVDEVIVGNVISAGLGQNIARQIALNSGLGDAVPAFSVNKVCGSGLKALELAFNSIVLGGNDIVLAGGVEDLTNSPYLLPRKIRFDGLKFGNFGIEDSIQKDALTDPLNFVSMGLTAENLSEKYRITREMQDEFAYNSHSKALKAREIGYFEDEIYPLTVFDKKTNSSRVVSSDEEIRDNLTLDKLTFLNPVFKESGTVTAGNSSSLNDGACFLVLASEERVKSLGVSPLAYIGGFKSVGLDPLYMGFGAYVAIEGIIDKLSLNSSEIDLIEVNEAFAVQALSIEKALFEKYNITSDIINVNGGAIALGHPFAVSGSRILLTLARSMKIRNKTKGIASICVGGGQGISSFLYR